One window from the genome of Vidua chalybeata isolate OUT-0048 chromosome 3, bVidCha1 merged haplotype, whole genome shotgun sequence encodes:
- the SULT6B1 gene encoding LOW QUALITY PROTEIN: sulfotransferase 6B1 (The sequence of the model RefSeq protein was modified relative to this genomic sequence to represent the inferred CDS: inserted 2 bases in 1 codon) translates to MAAAGPLRPPGGQRCKTCECGFARKWESDIDDIHHTMSLHLAAVFTWDSLQEAVAARQLHRRGPVGSLPSTSRQGHGEGAVGQGEHTVPLLCPASSRQSSTGASGSHGSLGEAGSVAQLQSWPQAHAGTGCSMREALLQDAFQRVRGGEGCRILITHLNYNHLPKSLFKEIVLFQNPKDTAVSFFHFRNNGMQSVPNYSSRDEFFFSWGFSFDPAVTWNKHIEDKNIMVIIYEDLKGNLTASVKQIAAFFGFSPTAEQIQAIAGRHTFQXQEKAQETHGAVGLILFHKAVFGDWKNVFAEAQNQKLAAKFTVCLEVAKLGVKFKYDVYCNA, encoded by the exons ATGGCCGCGGCCGGGCCGCTAAGGCCTCCCGGCGGCCAGCGGTGCAAAAC ATGTGAGTGTGGCTTTGCACGTAAATGGGAGAGTGATATTGATGATATCCATCATACTATGTCTT TGCATCTGGCAGCTGTATTCACATGGGACTCGCTACAGGAGGCAGTGGCAGCTCGACAGCTCCATCGCAGGGGGCCCGTGGGAAGCCTTCCAAGCACTTCCCGACAAGGACACGGGGAGGGTGCTGTGGGTCAAGGTGAACACACTGTTCCCTTGCTCTGTCCTGCCAGCAGTcggcagagcagcactggggcaaGTGGGAGTCACGGAAGCCTCGGGGAAGCTGGCTCCGTGGcgcagctccagagctggccACAGGCTCATGCTGGGACGGGATGCAGTATGAGGGAGGCTTTACTGCAAGATGCCTTCCAAAGAGTCAGGGGCGGGGAAGGATGCAG GATTTTGATAACACATCTGAATTATAATCACCTCCCCAAGTCTCTTTTCAAGGAAATAG TGCTGTTTCAAAACCCTAAAGATACAgctgtttcatttttccatttccgTAACAATGGAATGCAAAGTGTCCCCAATTACAGCTCCAGGGATGAGTTCTTCT TCAGCTGGGGATTCTCTTTTGATCCTGCAGTCACCTGGAACAAACACATTGAAGATAAGAATATTATGGTCATAATATATGAAGACCTGAAAGGG AACCTGACTGCCAGTGTAAAGCAGATAGCTGCATTCTTTGGATTCTCACCAACAGCTGAGCAGATCCAGGCCATTGCAGGAAGGCACACTTTCCA CCAGGAAAAAGCTCAGGAGACTCATGGTGCTGTTGGTTTGATTCTTTTCCATAAAG CTGTTTTTGGAGACTGGAAGAATGTTTTTGCTGAAGCTCAGAACCAGAAATTGGCTGCTAAATTCACAGTGTGCTTAGAAGTAGCTAAGCTGGGAGTGAAGTTTAAATATGATGTGTATTGCAATGCCTGA
- the CEBPZOS gene encoding protein CEBPZOS, whose translation MTGPAAEERRRLRSAAGGGRRRAPAMARRVLRGLLLLEAAGLLGALLLFRAMDRSQDFRYTMQKRFPSILEVYYKSNERSGIHGIRENDQMTWLSSKN comes from the exons ATGACGGGCCCTGCGGCCGAGGAGCGGCGGCGCCTGCGCAGCGCTGCGGGCGGGGGAAGGCGCCGAGCCCCGGCCATGGCGCGGCGCGTCCTgagggggctgctgctgctggaggcggCGGGGCTGCTCGGCGCCCTCCTGCTTTTCCGCGCCATGGACCGCAGCCAAg ATTTCAGATACACAATGCAGAAGAGGTTTCCATCAATTCTGGAAG tttattacAAATCCAATGAGCGGTCTGGAATTCATGGCATAAGAGAGAATGACCAGATGACATGGTTAAGCAGCAAGAACTGA
- the CEBPZ gene encoding CCAAT/enhancer-binding protein zeta has protein sequence MAAAFWDFGVGERRKAGGDSGEEEGDDDGDEEAEGGDAGEFTLDEVLRLGGTKQDYLMLCALDEESEMVDGGKKDTIDDLKEGELEAFVSSLGLNKYAKSCLVVEEDEDDGGSREKEKPPKKEKNKKETDCSSRQGKKEKKGKEKASSVKDSKKKQAGVDQGQQPSAKKERLEEDFEFHARQAILIKPGGKWYDLEYTNEFCPEPQNQTLLSKYKALAQKLYEHETDLFKNKTDYQKGASSAWIKTVVSSGTLADRMAAMTLLIQDSAVHSLQFVENLINLIKKKGSRQQSLMALDTFKELLITDILPDNRKLWSFSQRPLNNIVQMSSGNKDSRDRRLILWYFEHHLKLQIAEFVQALEALSHDCLTATKSRALAVSHELLCNKPEQEKALLVLLVNKLGDPQNKIATKASYLLETLLHKHPNMKGVVCSEVERLLYRSNINVKTQYYAICFLNQIVLSHEESALANKLITLYFCFFRNCIKKKDVESKMLSALLCGVNRAYPYAETGDEKVKEQMNTLFKVLHLVNFSTSVQALMLLFQVMDSQQTVSDRYYAALYKKLLDPALATCSKPSMFLNLVYKSLKADVVLRRVKAFVKRLLQVTCGQMPPFICGTLYLLSELLKVKPELRAQLQDHMGSDDEECFKDQEEAEEDEEKFVDADKEVEDEKRSTMESSAKTNNSNSSASWVHHLNMRGRKSEASYDPMHRSPLYCGAESTSLWELKKLSEHFHPSVALFAKTILEGNHIQYSGDPLQDFTLMRFLDRFVYRNPKLSKGKENTSSVVMQPKKKQFMKDMQSLAVNSKEFRAKDESKIPVDEVFFHRFYSKFDKKREKQKRLDDEESVEDVDDDEFERALDTFEAADNAVVGQDDLDFASNIKKNPKGGKKGQGGEGSGADWEDSDDEDDFSDLDDEEVSLGSMEEDFEEDMDEEGGVFMDVSEDDDDLDSNNDKQLKSVSKKGKKKKDLNFAGSLEGSSRGKKRKLQDAGILASAEEFGYLLDENAGSKFDNIGMNAMANRDNANVKQIQWEIERDKWLHNRDVKSIIKKKKQFRHRGLKNKYKSKKSRR, from the exons ATGGCGGCCGCGTTCTGGGACTTCGGCGTGGGGGAGCGGAGGAAGGCGGGCGGCGACAGCGGCGAGGAGGAGGGCGACGACGACGGTGATGAAGAAGCAGAAGGGGGAGATGCGGGAGAGTTCACGCTGGACGAGGTGCTGCGCCTCGGCGGCACCAAG CAAGATTACCTCATGCTGTGTGCCCTGGACGAGGAGAGCGAGATGGTGGACGGCGGCAAGAAGGACACGATCGATGACCTGAAGGAAGGGGAGCTGGAGGCGTTCGTCAGCTCCCTGGGGCTCAACAAGTATGCAAAGAGTTGCCTGGTGgtggaggaggatgaggatgatggtggcagcagggagaaagagaagcctccaaagaaagagaaaaacaagaaagaaacagattGTTCTTCAcgacaggggaaaaaagaaaaaaaaggaaaggaaaaggcaagCAGTGTGAAAGACAGCAAAAAGAAGCAGGCTGGTGTTGATCAGGGCCAACAGCCTTCCGCAaagaaggaaaggctggaagaaGATTTTGAATTTCATGCTAGGCAAGCAATCCTGATCAAACCGGGGGGCAAGTGGTATGATCTGGAATACACCAACGAATTCTGTCCAGAGCCACAGAATCAGACACTTCTGTCCAAGTATAAGGCCCTGGCCCAAAAGCTGTACGAACATGAGACAGACCTGTTTAAGAATAAGACAGACTATCAGAAGGGGGCCTCTTCGGCATGGATTAAAACCGTTGTGTCCTCGGGTACCTTGGCTGACAGGATGGCAGCGATGACCCTTCTCATCCAGGACAGTGCTGTCCACAGTCTCCAATTTGTTGAGAACTTAATAAACCTCATAAAGAAAaagggcagcaggcagcagagccttATGGCTTTAGATACTTTCAAGGAGCTTCTCATTACAGATATCTTACCAGACAATCGAAAATTGTGGTCTTTCTCACAGCGACCGCTTAACAACATAGTGCAGATGTCGAGTGGCAACAAGGATTCAAGAGACAGGCGGTTGATACTTTGGTACTTTGAGCATCACCTGAAGCTGCAGATAGCAGAGTTCGTGCAGGCCTTGGAAGCACTGAGCCACGATTGTCTGACAGCCACGAAATCCCGAGCTCTGGCAGTTTCCCACGAGCTGCTCTGTAACAAGCCTGAGCAGGAGAAAGCTCTGCTGGTTCTGCTGGTGAATAAACTGGGTGACCCTCAGAACAAGATCGCCACCAAAGCCTCTTATCTTTTAGAGACCTTACTTCACAAGCATCCAAATATGAAGGGAGTAGTGTGCAGTGAGGTGGAGAGGCTTTTGTACCGCTCAAACATCAATGTGAAAACTCAATATTATGCTATCTGCTTTCTAAATCAGATAGTCCTCAGTCATGAAGAAAGTGCGTTGGCTAACAAGCTGATAACTTTGTACTTCTGCTTTTTCCGGAActgtataaagaaaaaagatgttgAATCCAAAATGCTCAGTGCTCTCCTTTGCGGGGTAAACAGAGCATACCCTTACGCTGAGACTGGTGATGAGAAAGTGAAAGAGCAAATGAACACCTTGTTCAAAGTTCTGCATCTTGTTAACTTCAGTACCAGTGTCCAGGCTCTGATGTTGCTGTTTCAAGTGATGGACTCTCAGCAGACTGTATCGGACAGGTACTATGCAGCGCTGTACAA GAAGCTTCTAGATCCTGCTTTAGCAACGTGCTCAAAGCCATCCATGTTTCTAAATCTTGTCTATAAGTCTCTGAAGGCAGATGTCGTGTTGCGGCGTGTGAAGGCCTTTGTGAAGAGGCTACTTCAAGTCACTTGTGGACAAATGCCACCCTTCATTTGTGGAACCCTGTACCTTCTGTCTGAGCTTCTGAAAGTAAAACCAGAGTTAAGGGCCCAGTTACAGGATCACATG GGGTCAGATGATGAAGAGTGCTTTAAGGATCAAGAAGAGGCtgaagaggatgaggaaaaaTTTGTGGATGCTGACAAAGAAGTAGAAGATGAAAAGAGAAGTACAATGGAAAGTTCTGCTAAAACAAACAATTCAAATTCATCAGCCTCGTGGGTGCATCATCTGAATATGAGAG GCAGGAAGAGTGAAGCATCCTATGATCCTATGCACCGAAGTCCTTTATACTGTGGTGCTGAAAGTACAAGCCTTTGGGAACTCAAGAAG ctttctgaacaTTTTCATCCGTCTGTGGCCCTGTTTGCAAAAACAATTCTTGAA ggAAATCACATTCAGTACTCTGGTGACCCTTTGCAGGATTTCACGTTAATGAGATTCTTGGATCGTTTTGTGTACAGAAATCCCAAGCTCAGCAAAGGCAAAG AAAACACCAGCAGTGTGGTaatgcagccaaagaagaagcAGTTTATGAAGGATATGCAAAGTCTTGCAG tcaACAGTAAGGAATTCCGGGCCAAAGATGAAAGCAAAATCCCAGTGGATGAAGTGTTCTTTCACAG attttattcGAAGTTCGAtaagaagagagagaaacaaaagcGTCTGGATGATGAAGAGAGTGTGGAAGATGTGGATGATGATGAATTTGAAAGAGCATTGG aTACTTTTGAAGCTGCTGATAATGCTGTTGTTGGCCAGGATGACCTTGATTTTGCTAG taatataaaaaaaaatcccaaaggcGGCAAAAAAGGCCAAGGTGGTGAGGGATCTGGTGCTGACTGGGAGGATTCTGATGATGAAGATGACTTCAGTGATCTGGATGATGAGGAGGTCTCCTTAGGAAGTATGGAGGAAGACTTTGAAGAGGATATGGATGAAGAGGGAGGTGTATTTATGGATGTGTCTGAAGATGATGATGACCTAG ACTCAAACAATGACAAGCAACTGAAATCCGTCAGtaaaaagggcaagaaaaagaaagatttgaaTTTTGCGGGATCACTGGAAG GATCCAGCcgaggaaagaagagaaaactcCAAGATGCTGGTATACTGGCATCTGCAGAAGAG TTTGGCTATCTGCTGGATGAAAATGCTGGCTCCAAGTTTGACAATATTGGAATGAACGCCATGGCCAACAGAGATAATGCAA ATGTCAAACAGATCCAGTGGGAAATAGAGCGTGACAAGTGGCTTCACAACAGGGATGTGAAAAGCATcatcaaaaagaagaaacagttcAGGCACAGAGGGCTGAAAAACAAGTACAAAAGCAAGAAATCAAGACGATGA